In a genomic window of Helianthus annuus cultivar XRQ/B chromosome 10, HanXRQr2.0-SUNRISE, whole genome shotgun sequence:
- the LOC110885008 gene encoding eukaryotic translation initiation factor 3 subunit A-like isoform X1 encodes MSPSITTPVSARTYSEQQKSQREVERSQSRHDEDVKEKNRLARVMEHKREFEERVVRRREAEYARLRVEREERLSQVLKARKEERDMKRKMLYYLRTEEERVTRLHEEEAQKRLGKTVFRFIVIFSSALIP; translated from the exons ATGTCCCCTTCGATCACTACGCCTGTTTCAGCTAGGACATATAGTGAACAACAAAAATCTCAG CGTGAGGTTGAACGGAGCCAATCACGCCATGATGAAGATGTGAAGGAGAAGAATAGACTTGCCCGGGTCATGGAACACAAG AGGGAGTTTGAAGAAAGAGTCGTGAGGCGGCGAGAGGCCGAGTACGCGAGATTGAGAGTAGAGAGGGAAGAACGACTTAGCCAAGTCCTCAAGGCACGGAAAGAAGAGAGAGACATGAAAAGGAAAATGTTATACTATCTCAGGACTGAGGAGGAAAGGGTCACGAGGTTGCATGAGGAAGAAGCTCAAAAACGTCTAGGTAAAACAGTTTTTCGTTTTATTGTTATATTTAGTAGCGCTTTAATACCATAA
- the LOC110885008 gene encoding eukaryotic translation initiation factor 3 subunit A-like isoform X2, whose amino-acid sequence MSPSITTPVSARTYSEQQKSQREVERSQSRHDEDVKEKNRLARVMEHKREFEERVVRRREAEYARLRVEREERLSQVLKARKEERDMKRKMLYYLRTEEERVTRLHEEEAQKRLEKITIFILEVWPLL is encoded by the exons ATGTCCCCTTCGATCACTACGCCTGTTTCAGCTAGGACATATAGTGAACAACAAAAATCTCAG CGTGAGGTTGAACGGAGCCAATCACGCCATGATGAAGATGTGAAGGAGAAGAATAGACTTGCCCGGGTCATGGAACACAAG AGGGAGTTTGAAGAAAGAGTCGTGAGGCGGCGAGAGGCCGAGTACGCGAGATTGAGAGTAGAGAGGGAAGAACGACTTAGCCAAGTCCTCAAGGCACGGAAAGAAGAGAGAGACATGAAAAGGAAAATGTTATACTATCTCAGGACTGAGGAGGAAAGGGTCACGAGGTTGCATGAGGAAGAAGCTCAAAAACGTCTAG AGAAAATCACAATTTTCATCCTTGAAGTTTGGCCACTTTTGTGA
- the LOC110885008 gene encoding eukaryotic translation initiation factor 3 subunit A-like isoform X3 translates to MSPSITTPVSARTYSEQQKSQREVERSQSRHDEDVKEKNRLARVMEHKREFEERVVRRREAEYARLRVEREERLSQVLKARKEERDMKRKMLYYLRTEEERVTRLHEEEAQKRLALS, encoded by the exons ATGTCCCCTTCGATCACTACGCCTGTTTCAGCTAGGACATATAGTGAACAACAAAAATCTCAG CGTGAGGTTGAACGGAGCCAATCACGCCATGATGAAGATGTGAAGGAGAAGAATAGACTTGCCCGGGTCATGGAACACAAG AGGGAGTTTGAAGAAAGAGTCGTGAGGCGGCGAGAGGCCGAGTACGCGAGATTGAGAGTAGAGAGGGAAGAACGACTTAGCCAAGTCCTCAAGGCACGGAAAGAAGAGAGAGACATGAAAAGGAAAATGTTATACTATCTCAGGACTGAGGAGGAAAGGGTCACGAGGTTGCATGAGGAAGAAGCTCAAAAACGTCTAG CCTTAAGTTAA